One bacterium DNA window includes the following coding sequences:
- a CDS encoding permease, whose product MKESKKLLLMTAVFFGCFYLPVEALPFRNPVFEALALVRWYAREHVLLCLVPAFFIAGAISAFVSQSSVIKYFGAKANKFLAYSVASVSGTILAVCSCTVLPLFSGIYKRGAGLGPATTFLYSGPAINVLAIIMTARILGWQLGLARAIGAIVFSIVVGFLMHLIFLKEERARHANGAFQSGEEKEARPLWKNAFYFASMIGVLVFANWSKVQAENKWIITAVFLLSLLIMLIRWFKRKELKEWTIMSWGFAKQIMPLLLAGVIVAGLLLGRPDHEGLIPSWIIVKAVGGNSILANFFASIVGAFMYFATLTEVPILQGLIGAGMGKGPALALLLAGPALSLPNMLVIRGVIGTKKTVVYVGLVVIMATISGILFGYIVS is encoded by the coding sequence ATGAAAGAGAGCAAAAAACTTTTATTGATGACTGCGGTATTTTTTGGGTGTTTTTATCTTCCTGTTGAGGCATTGCCGTTTAGAAATCCTGTGTTTGAAGCACTGGCTTTGGTCAGATGGTATGCGCGAGAACATGTTTTGCTTTGCCTGGTGCCTGCGTTTTTTATTGCCGGAGCCATTTCTGCTTTTGTGAGTCAATCTTCTGTGATCAAATATTTCGGGGCAAAGGCAAACAAATTTTTAGCTTATAGCGTTGCTTCTGTTTCAGGGACAATACTCGCGGTTTGTTCCTGTACGGTTTTGCCGCTATTTTCAGGAATTTATAAAAGAGGTGCTGGGTTAGGTCCTGCCACAACATTTCTCTATTCAGGTCCTGCCATTAACGTATTAGCGATTATAATGACAGCTCGTATCTTGGGCTGGCAGTTAGGATTAGCAAGAGCTATCGGAGCAATAGTTTTCAGCATAGTCGTTGGCTTTCTGATGCACCTTATATTTCTTAAGGAGGAAAGAGCAAGACATGCCAATGGCGCTTTTCAGTCCGGAGAAGAAAAAGAAGCTCGACCTCTCTGGAAAAACGCTTTCTATTTTGCTTCTATGATAGGAGTGCTTGTATTCGCTAATTGGAGTAAAGTTCAAGCAGAAAATAAATGGATAATAACCGCAGTTTTCTTATTATCACTGTTAATAATGCTCATAAGGTGGTTCAAGCGGAAAGAGCTAAAGGAATGGACTATTATGTCATGGGGGTTCGCGAAACAGATTATGCCTTTGCTTTTAGCGGGTGTAATCGTAGCAGGTCTTCTTTTGGGAAGACCTGATCATGAGGGATTAATTCCTTCATGGATAATTGTCAAAGCTGTTGGCGGCAATTCAATTTTGGCCAATTTCTTTGCCTCTATAGTAGGGGCGTTTATGTACTTTGCAACATTAACTGAAGTTCCAATTTTACAAGGCCTTATTGGAGCGGGCATGGGGAAAGGGCCTGCTTTAGCCTTGTTGTTAGCAGGTCCGGCATTGAGTTTGCCTAATATGCTGGTTATCAGAGGGGTTATT